In the Clostridium beijerinckii genome, one interval contains:
- the tkt gene encoding transketolase, with amino-acid sequence MSRELDKLSINAIRVLSADAIEKSKSGHPGLPLGSATMAYTLWAKMNHNGKNPEWDNRDRFVLSAGHGSMLEYSLLHLFGYGLTVEDIKNFRQFGSLTPGHPEFGHTKGVEITTGPLGQGICNAVGFAIAEAHLAEKFNKPDYSVVDHYTYAIVGDGCLMEGISGEASSLAGTLGLGKLVVLYDSNNISIEGNTDIAFREDVAKRYEAYGWQVLNVADGNDIDTIEKAIEAAKAETTKPSIIIVKNQIGFGCPAKQGKASAHGEPLGAENVTAMKENLGWKTEPAFYVPDEVYTNMNEHIAKGEKTEATWNELFKAYAKAYPELSSEYTKWMSGELDKEALLNNEELWSFDKEMATRESSGIMINRLAKLIPNFIGGSADLAPSNKTHMNDRGDFSAEDRSGSNLHFGVREHAMAAIANGMYAHGGLKVFCATFFVFSDYMKGAMRLSALMNLPVAYVLTHDSIGVGEDGPTHEPIEQLAALRSMPNMTVFRPADSKETAAAWYYAVTNGTTPTSLVLTRQKLPLYDGCPKRALKGGYILKDSKKETPDVLLMASGSEVELIYKAAAELEAKGIDARVISMPSFELFDAQDESYKESVMPNKVRARVAVEALTSFGWHKYVGLDGDVISLDTFGASGKAEILFEKFGFTVENVVEKAINVAEK; translated from the coding sequence ATGAGTAGAGAATTAGATAAATTATCTATTAACGCAATAAGAGTATTATCAGCAGATGCTATTGAAAAATCAAAATCAGGACATCCAGGGTTACCACTTGGATCAGCTACAATGGCTTATACATTATGGGCAAAGATGAATCATAATGGAAAGAACCCTGAATGGGATAACAGAGATAGATTTGTATTATCAGCAGGACATGGTTCAATGCTTGAATATTCATTGCTACATTTATTTGGATATGGACTTACAGTTGAAGATATTAAAAACTTTAGACAATTCGGAAGTTTAACACCAGGACATCCAGAGTTTGGTCATACAAAAGGTGTTGAAATAACAACAGGACCACTTGGACAAGGTATTTGTAATGCAGTAGGTTTTGCTATAGCAGAAGCACATCTTGCAGAAAAATTCAATAAACCAGATTATAGCGTAGTTGATCACTATACATATGCTATAGTTGGAGACGGATGCCTTATGGAAGGTATCTCAGGAGAAGCGTCATCTCTTGCTGGAACTTTAGGTCTTGGAAAATTAGTTGTATTATATGATTCAAATAATATTTCAATTGAAGGAAATACAGACATAGCATTTAGAGAAGATGTAGCTAAGAGATACGAAGCTTATGGATGGCAAGTACTAAATGTAGCAGATGGAAATGATATAGATACTATAGAAAAAGCAATAGAAGCAGCTAAAGCAGAAACAACAAAACCATCTATTATAATAGTTAAAAATCAAATTGGTTTTGGTTGTCCAGCTAAACAAGGAAAAGCTTCAGCGCATGGTGAACCTTTAGGGGCTGAAAATGTAACTGCTATGAAGGAAAACTTAGGATGGAAGACAGAGCCAGCATTCTACGTACCAGACGAAGTGTATACAAATATGAATGAACACATAGCAAAAGGTGAAAAGACTGAAGCTACTTGGAATGAGCTGTTCAAAGCATATGCAAAAGCTTATCCAGAACTTTCCTCAGAATATACTAAATGGATGAGTGGAGAACTTGATAAAGAAGCTTTATTAAACAACGAAGAACTTTGGAGCTTTGATAAAGAAATGGCTACAAGAGAATCTTCAGGAATAATGATAAATAGATTGGCTAAACTAATTCCAAACTTTATTGGAGGATCAGCAGATTTAGCTCCATCTAATAAAACTCATATGAACGATAGAGGAGATTTCTCAGCAGAAGATAGAAGTGGATCAAACCTTCACTTTGGAGTTAGAGAACATGCTATGGCAGCTATCGCTAACGGAATGTATGCTCATGGAGGACTTAAAGTATTTTGCGCAACATTCTTTGTATTCAGTGATTATATGAAGGGTGCTATGAGATTATCAGCTCTTATGAATCTTCCAGTAGCTTATGTATTAACACATGATAGTATTGGAGTAGGGGAAGACGGGCCAACTCATGAACCAATAGAACAATTAGCAGCTCTTAGAAGTATGCCAAATATGACAGTATTTAGACCAGCAGATTCGAAAGAAACTGCAGCAGCTTGGTACTATGCTGTAACTAATGGAACTACTCCAACATCATTAGTATTAACAAGACAAAAGTTACCACTATATGATGGATGTCCTAAGAGAGCATTAAAGGGTGGATATATCTTAAAAGATTCTAAGAAAGAAACTCCAGATGTACTTTTAATGGCATCAGGATCAGAAGTAGAATTAATCTACAAAGCAGCAGCTGAATTAGAAGCTAAAGGTATAGATGCAAGAGTTATCAGTATGCCATCATTTGAATTATTCGATGCTCAAGACGAAAGCTATAAAGAATCAGTTATGCCAAATAAAGTTCGTGCTAGAGTTGCAGTAGAAGCATTAACAAGCTTTGGATGGCACAAATATGTAGGTCTTGATGGAGATGTTATATCTTTAGATACTTTTGGAGCATCAGGTAAAGCAGAAATCCTATTCGAGAAATTTGGATTCACTGTAGAAAATGTTGTTGAAAAGGCTATTAATGTAGCAGAGAAATAG
- a CDS encoding xylulokinase: MGLEMSNIKNAIINGKTVLGIELGSTRIKAVLIDENNTPIASGSHDWENKYVNNIWTYGLDDIWTGVQDSYKKMAEDVKEKYGVTIETIGAIGFSAMMHGYMVFNKEGDLLVPFRTWRNTITEKASEELTKLFNYHIPQRWSIAHLYQAILNGEEHVADIDFQTTLEGYIHWKLTGEKVIGVGEASGMFPIDIDTKNYNARMIDQFDELVAPKNFSWKLGDILPKVLLAGENAGVLTEEGAKLLDVTGQLKSGIPFCPPEGDAGTGMVATNSIAKRTGNVSAGTSVFAMIVLEKELSKAYEEIDLVTTPTGNLVAMVHCNNCTSDLNAWVGLFKEFAEAFGVEVDMNKLFATLYNKALEGDSDCGGLLAYNYFSGEHITGFEEGRPLFVRSAESKFNLANFMRVHLFTSLGALKTGLDLLLKEEGVKVDEMLGHGGLFKTKGVGQKIMAAAIDAPVSVMETAAEGGAWGIAVLASYMINKDENETLDDYLTNKVFAGQIGTKIDPDSKDVEGFNEFIKRYTSGLAIERTAIDSLK; this comes from the coding sequence ATGGGATTAGAGATGAGTAATATAAAAAATGCCATTATTAATGGTAAGACAGTGCTTGGTATTGAACTAGGTTCAACTAGAATTAAAGCAGTTTTAATAGATGAAAATAATACTCCAATAGCTTCAGGGAGCCATGATTGGGAAAATAAATATGTTAATAATATTTGGACTTATGGTTTAGATGATATCTGGACTGGCGTTCAAGATAGTTATAAGAAGATGGCTGAAGATGTCAAAGAAAAATATGGAGTTACTATTGAAACAATAGGCGCAATTGGATTCAGTGCTATGATGCATGGATATATGGTTTTTAATAAAGAGGGAGATCTTTTGGTGCCGTTCCGTACATGGCGTAACACTATTACTGAAAAAGCCTCAGAAGAATTAACAAAATTATTTAACTACCATATCCCTCAAAGATGGAGTATTGCTCATCTTTACCAAGCAATATTAAACGGTGAAGAACATGTGGCCGATATAGATTTCCAAACAACTTTAGAAGGATATATTCATTGGAAATTAACAGGTGAAAAAGTTATAGGTGTTGGAGAGGCATCTGGAATGTTCCCTATTGATATAGATACAAAGAATTATAATGCACGTATGATTGATCAATTTGATGAGTTAGTAGCTCCTAAGAATTTTTCATGGAAACTTGGAGATATTTTACCAAAGGTATTGTTAGCTGGAGAAAATGCAGGTGTACTTACTGAAGAAGGTGCAAAGCTTTTAGATGTTACAGGACAATTAAAATCAGGTATTCCATTCTGCCCTCCAGAAGGTGATGCAGGAACAGGAATGGTTGCAACTAACAGTATTGCAAAGCGTACAGGTAATGTATCAGCAGGAACATCTGTTTTTGCTATGATCGTACTTGAAAAAGAATTATCAAAAGCATATGAAGAAATAGACTTAGTTACAACTCCTACTGGTAATTTAGTGGCTATGGTTCATTGCAATAACTGTACTTCGGATCTTAATGCTTGGGTTGGATTATTTAAAGAATTTGCAGAGGCATTTGGTGTAGAAGTTGACATGAATAAGTTATTTGCAACTCTATATAATAAGGCACTTGAAGGGGATTCGGATTGTGGCGGATTATTAGCTTATAATTACTTCTCGGGTGAGCATATAACTGGTTTTGAAGAAGGACGCCCACTATTTGTACGTTCAGCAGAGAGTAAATTCAATCTAGCTAACTTCATGCGCGTACATTTATTTACATCATTAGGAGCACTAAAAACTGGTTTAGACCTTCTTCTTAAAGAGGAAGGTGTTAAGGTCGATGAAATGTTAGGACATGGCGGTTTATTTAAGACTAAAGGTGTAGGACAAAAGATAATGGCAGCAGCTATAGATGCACCAGTTTCTGTGATGGAAACTGCTGCCGAAGGCGGAGCGTGGGGAATTGCAGTACTTGCATCTTATATGATAAATAAAGATGAAAATGAGACATTAGACGATTATCTTACAAATAAAGTGTTTGCAGGACAAATAGGTACAAAAATAGATCCAGATTCTAAAGATGTTGAAGGATTTAATGAATTTATAAAACGTTACACTAGTGGGCTTGCTATTGAAAGAACAGCGATAGATAGCCTTAAATAG